From a single Sulfolobus sp. E5-1-F genomic region:
- a CDS encoding triphosphoribosyl-dephospho-CoA synthase: MSEDLLDHCNDVSFILSQASVVESYIFKPGNASRFQDLANVKYIDILKSALISSTYYRELCIRGFKGIMRLYDTLVELITRSRKFGFEYQLLGTYLLIAPIAYEAARSDNVFELKKKVAKLIRSFGAQESKWFLDTLKELNLKYLGRLSLMDYREIENVDFFTLMKFSSKYDIVALNIVSDYSITFNAYKVIKEGLCGFERDVQKAFLYILSNYPDTLIYKKYGAYAALKVSKLARLVSSNDCPSYNELKWLNEYLIVNNFNPGSTADLIASSLAIYYLDEWYSKKDNPHSRVSM, translated from the coding sequence ATGTCAGAGGATTTGTTAGACCACTGTAATGATGTCTCTTTCATTTTATCTCAAGCTTCTGTTGTGGAATCATATATTTTTAAACCAGGTAACGCAAGCAGATTTCAAGACCTCGCTAATGTGAAATATATTGATATACTTAAAAGTGCGTTAATTTCTTCTACGTATTATAGAGAGTTATGCATAAGGGGATTTAAGGGGATTATGAGACTCTATGATACGCTAGTTGAATTAATAACTCGTTCTAGGAAATTTGGATTTGAATATCAGCTACTTGGTACTTATCTTTTAATTGCACCCATTGCATATGAGGCTGCTAGGAGTGATAACGTTTTTGAGTTGAAGAAAAAAGTTGCTAAACTCATAAGGAGTTTTGGAGCTCAAGAGAGTAAATGGTTTCTGGATACGTTAAAAGAGTTAAATTTGAAATATTTAGGTAGATTAAGTTTGATGGATTATAGGGAGATAGAGAATGTTGACTTTTTTACGCTTATGAAGTTTTCATCAAAATATGATATAGTAGCGTTAAATATAGTTAGCGATTATTCCATTACATTTAATGCATATAAAGTCATAAAGGAAGGTCTTTGTGGGTTCGAGAGAGATGTGCAAAAAGCGTTTTTGTATATACTCTCAAATTATCCAGATACTTTGATTTATAAAAAATATGGAGCTTATGCTGCATTAAAAGTGTCTAAGTTAGCCAGACTGGTTTCCTCTAATGATTGTCCATCTTATAACGAGCTAAAGTGGCTTAATGAGTATTTGATTGTAAATAATTTTAATCCAGGGTCAACAGCTGATCTTATAGCATCCTCATTAGCTATATACTATTTAGATGAATGGTATAGCAAGAAGGATAATCCTCATAGCAGGGTTTCCATGTGA